The Geotrypetes seraphini chromosome 2, aGeoSer1.1, whole genome shotgun sequence genome contains the following window.
tctACAAAGTTTAAGTGTCATTTTGAATGCTATTTATGAAAAAGAACCATCCCAAACAGCAGAAAGATCCAGGCCCATCTTCCACTGGGCTCCACATTGAAAGCATTTTATCGGCAGCAAGAGACCACTATGCTTGGAAAGCAAAAGACAGAAAAATTCAAACGGTGAAGAAAATTAAACCAAAAGGACAAAAAAATGGAAAGCTGGTAAAAGTAGCATTAGGCTTATATGAAAAAGGAAAGTTTCTTTGTTTAAAGCGGACATTTGagattcagattagagaatgacacggggacaaatttttttcccattcctgtaagctctgccttaactgcataagcctcaaacacttacgattttaaagtgtgaggcttgttcagatgagcATGGAGTttgcaaggacaggaaaagaacttgcaggaacaggacaggaaaatgagttcccgtggggatgggggaaaatttgtccccttgtcattttctaattCAGATCCTAGTTCTCAATTTGGTCTTTTAGATTATTGCATCTATTTCTGCCTTGCTTTACACAGCTGATGTAAGCAGCAGTGGAGAATTCATCAGCACATAAAAATTAGTGCCTGGCACGGGCCCAGAGAATCTACTGGGCATGGGCCTGGGTCCAAAGAACCATATTTGCTGTATCCTGTCCCAGTTAGCATAAAGgctggagggaagaagaacaacaaaaaAGCAAGCAATTAGATAACTTTAAAAAATAGCAAAACTGAGAAAGGGAACAAAACAGATGGCAGAGCAGAAGCAAACTTGATAAAGATAGAAAACTAACAAAGGCtccaaaagaaaatatattttgctGCCCCTGATTATGTAAATTCCATTGCCTGGAGGTTCAGTGTAAGACACATTGTCAGTTACGTATTCAGTCACTGAGTCACATTCTAATCTTATTTTTAGCACACAATTGGGCTATGCTTTTGATGACCTAGCAATCCTAAAAAGTGCTGCTTGCATTAGTAATATAAGAATGTGCTCCAGTTTGAAAACCCTTCTTCTGCAGGTAATATAAGCACCTGGTCAAACAAGAAGGTCTCATGAAACCTGTTCCTAAAATCActttcttatcccaggacaagcaggcagcatattcacacatatgggtgaagtcatccatggagccccaatgtggacagctgcaaaagcgctgttgcactttaagaactttagaaagttcacgactgaCCACAccacgcatgcatgagtgccttgcTGCCCAACGTAGGTGTGCGTCTCCTCAATTCAATGTTTTCCACAGAGCTGTTCGTTAACTTTTTGTGCTTGCCTTCCTGCTCGCGTGTATTTTTTAAcgtttatttcttctttttattgtGTATAGTttctttaaaaatacaaaaaagctttctgttcttttatttatttattttttatatctttattcatttttaatctttcaacaagtgtacaaattaaAACCATACAAATTCTTGTAATCATCACTTATAAATCTATCAATAAATACAACAGTTGTATATATAAAAACCCaagacccaacccccctccctcttatTGTTATTAATTAACACAATCGTTTAAGATCCCTTTCCCCTCTCTACTATTTACGGTGTATATTTCAAGATATAAAATGGTGTTTAATCATCACAAAAAGAAGTCAACggcccccatattttattaaatgtcttATAATTTCCCTTTTGTatagctattgatctttccattttgaacatatgacataatgaattccaccaaaaggtgaaatTAAGTTTACTGCaatccttccaattgttggtgatatgttgaatagcgactccagtcatgattaataaaagtttattgttaaaagatgatatttgactcttttttctcatagctgttccaaatacagtggtacctcggtttacgagtgcagcGGTTTGCGAgagttttgcaaaacgagcaaaacatttgcaaaatcggtacctcggaaaccgagcatggctcgatttacgagcaccccccaccccctgcgacccggcacccccccgccacgattgggcacacccccccccccccccgccgacacaattgggcacccccccccgccacttcttaccctcatctgggcactcttgaaaatcggcctcctcatctgctgggccttgagcatctgagcatgctcaaggcctgcgagttcacgttctgaacgtaaTCAGCAGGGGGGGATCaccgatcagctcagtggcccctttttcggcacttatacctgttttgacttggtctaagtcaaaacgtataagtgccaactaaacctgcctaaacttttggttatacctgctgtacgcctaggtctaggtcggtccacctcctgccctttccccttctctaaaaACGCCtatgctctatgcgtttagaggcaggggaaaggcctaagctggttttagatacatctaaaaccagctttgattatgggtacttggacaatcaggctttttgatcatccaagtacccatttaggccactttttacatgtttgtttgtttttctattATGAGCCCtttactgtctagaatgtctcacctatctactggaaaagtacataaatctttcttttttttaaaaaaaatttacaactCCATCGAACATTTTTACATCTAGCACTTCCTCACTCTTCCTCCTTTTATCTCTTCAATCTTTTTGATCAGTGTTGTTCTGGTCTGCCCAAAGAAAGAGTGCACACTGGCTTGCTATGTGCACTCTCCCTCTCCCAGCCTCCACTACCACAGATGCTTGGCTTATTCTGCTAATCCTTTGGTCCTCCCCCAGTCAGTGCCACTGTTCCTTCTCTGCCTgtgttatttcttttattttcaaaaatattttgctCATCTGTACTTCCTCGTAAGCAAAGTATAACAATCTTATTTAGCCTGGGTCTTTAACTTTAGTCCTCTTGAGAAACAAACTGAAATACCAGAGCTTTCCAAAAGCAAGAGTTGATAGCGGGTGTGCTGGACAGACATGACCCATTTTCATGAAACAAAAACTTAATGTGTGGTGGTTTTAACTGAGCCATTTATTCATCTTAGGTTTAGGTTTAGCATATTTGTCATGAGATTTGAATTGTAACAGtcctgtgtattttttttttaataagacattccaGTTGACATTCATTCTACCTGCCTTCTGTAAAGTGTGCAGCTACATATTACCAGTGGCCTTTGGACTAGTTTTGAAAGtaaaaatgcatgcaaagtatCGGTTTGAAAATTGCCTAAGGAAAAGCACATGCAGGCACTTGAGCCTTTATTTCTTGCAGGCACTTTTTTCCAACCAAAGACATTTTggagaataaaaatgtacacaaGTTGCTTGAATCCCTTTCCTAACCTTTCCTTGGGAAAGGGCCTCTGCTGGATATCCACACTGCACATACTTCTACATGCATACAGAGTGGGCAGGTTTCAAATGGCCCACTTCTGTGGATAAAACATGGTTCTGCCTCTTGAGaatggttttgaaaattattgCCTTATTTGATGATGACTAACTTttatactgtgtgtatatatatatatatatatatatatatacacacagtatatatatatatatatttttttttttttttttttttttttaatcagtgctATCATAATGGTTCACAGAGATACAGAGGAAGGCCAATGTTCCTGTTCAGTACTTATTCTATATTTGCTTTCAGGTGATGGGAAGTGCGTGATCTGTGACTCATACGTGCGTCCCTGCACGCTAGTACGAATCTGTGATGAATGTAACTATGGCTCCTACCAAGGGCGCTGTGTCATTTGTGGAGGGCCTGGGGTCTCCGATGCCTACTACTGCAAAGAATGCACCATTCAGGAGAAAGATGTGAGTGCATCAGATTACTGCATAGCATGGGGAGGGCAGGCTGCTGAGTTATGGTGTATCTACACAGAGAAAAAATAATGTGTTGTTTTATATGAAGGCTAGATCTTGCATTCACTTTGCTTTTTTGATAAATTTCACATGGTTTGCATGTAAAAAGATGTGATTGACTATTCTGCTGGTAACTGGAAAGCAGGCTGAATGATTTGTTGGTGTCATATTAAGAAAGGAGCTGCAGAGGGCAGTCCTGGGTACCAATCAATATATTTCCTTTATGAATTGAATGAAGGCAGAAAATTTCCTAGGTTATCCATGGGGAGCATCTTAAATGTTAGTTAGATATCAAAAATAATGACAAATTGATCCTGAGTATATGCTATGGATGGGATGCGTGTGCTTGCCATCCAGCAATTGTTCGACTTACAGTATGAATATTGATTGTAAGGAGGGAATTGTATTTTTTTACAAATCAATGTTTTATTaaggaacttaaaaaaaaataacgaTACACTGAAAAATAGGACTATACAGGATGGTATTCATCAAAGACATTAAACTTTGCTATTTAACTCCCCAGTTTAATTCatggagatagatagatttttcAATTCAACCTTTCCTTTTATGAAAAGGATATAAGTTCTAACCTTACCTCATTGATTCAAAAAGACATGATAATCACCAGGCATTTTGGAGCTTGAAATAAATGTTGAAATTGTGAACAGTGATCTTAACTTCAAGGTGTTTATTATTCAAACAACTGTTCTGATGATCCAGATTTTCAATATCCATGCAAGTTTTCCCAATAGAAATTGATGACACGTGCTAGGGTAAGTGGCATAAATTGTGTCTCAATTAAATCTAGTGCTTTTACAATATCTTTCTATGACTGACTAGCAAGCTTCAAAAACTTATTCATTTTATAGAATCATTGCAAAAAAATAAACGGCATCCATATTCAAAATGCCCAGTTATTGGTATTTGGTCTAAAATATTTCTTGGGGAACCTCGGAAGAGCCAAATACATAAACTAGTCCtgtaaaaggaaattataattgtGTGGGTAAATTTTCT
Protein-coding sequences here:
- the PHF5A gene encoding PHD finger-like domain-containing protein 5A isoform X1, yielding MAKHHPDLIFCRKQAGVAIGRLCEKCDGKCVICDSYVRPCTLVRICDECNYGSYQGRCVICGGPGVSDAYYCKECTIQEKDRDGCPKIVNLGSSKTDLFYERKKYGFKKR
- the PHF5A gene encoding PHD finger-like domain-containing protein 5A isoform X2 — its product is MQKGQEQILLAAIGRLCEKCDGKCVICDSYVRPCTLVRICDECNYGSYQGRCVICGGPGVSDAYYCKECTIQEKDRDGCPKIVNLGSSKTDLFYERKKYGFKKR